TTAAGAATGATGCCGAGGGAGGAGAGAACCCTCGCATCGAGAATAAAGGGTTCGATGTTTTTCTCGACTCTTACCGACTTGAGACCAGGAAAATTCCGGGCTATCTCATCGATCAGAGAATTCAGATATTGATCGGCAGATATATTCCTGAAGTCAGCGGAACGGTAAAGCTTATCGTAAAGGACCATCATACTCTGGACGCGGCTTCTTGCGTCCGCCAGTGCCGCCACTACCGTGGGGTCTTTAAGGCGGCTCGCCTGGAGCGCGAGGAGGCTCATGATGACGTTCATGTTGTTCTTGATCCTGTGATGGACTTCCCTGAGAAGAAGCTCTTTCTCCGAAAGAAGGGCTTCTATCTCTCCCTGGGCGTCACGTCGCTCCAGCTCGCCGGCCGCGCGGATTGCCGCCAGCTTCAACACGGTCTCGACGAGCCTCGTGTCCTCCATCGGGCGTCGTGCAATCACCGCAATGAGACCGATCGGACGGCCGTCCGAGCCCCAAAGAGTGGTCCCCACATAACTTTCCGCCCCCATCTCCCGGAGTATCTCATCCCGGGGAAAGAGGTCCCGGACTTTTTGAGGGAAAGAGCAGATTGTCTTTCCCACCACCTCCTCGCAAGGGGTATCGGCAAGGGTATATTCCACGTTGTCTTCAAAGGTCCCGTCAAAATAAATGGCCAGGGTTTTTGCTTTATGATCTTGCCCCGAGAGGCGGTCGATGCATACATAGTCGACCTCCAGGGTCCATGCGAGGTATCGCGCGAGAGATTTGAAAAACTCACCACCCGAGCGTGCATACCCGGACTGGAGGAGAAAAAGCTGTACTTCATCGATTTTTTTGCGGACGCTCGTATCCCGTACCACGCAAATCGATCCGCCGTGGTCGAGGGCCGTCAGCGATACCTCCTGAGGGAAGAAACTTTCATCTTTTCTCTTCCCCGTCGCCTCCCCCTGCCATTGTCCATGCCGCCGGAACTGGGGCAGAATATACCGGTCGAATCTCCTTATCTCGTTATCTTCATAAAGGAGACGCCATGATTGACCCACGAGCTCGTCTGCCATGGAATAGCCATAGACGGCGGCAAAAGACTTGTTTACGTAGACCAGCAGCTCGTTCCCCCCGATCACGGCCATACCTTCCATTGAGGCTTCCATTGCATCGGTCAGCCTCTTGAGCTTCTCCTGCGCCTTCTTCTGCTCGGTAATATCCGTCATTACCCCTGCGATCCCCGCGACCGAGCCCGCCGCATCCCTGAAAAGCGCCTTTCGAAAGATCACGTCCCGCGCGGCGCCGCTCGCGGTCCTGGCGCGCCACTCGAAAGTCTGCACTCCTTGATTTGCGTATAATAGACGGTCCATCTCCTCATACTTGTCCGCTTCCTTCGTGGGATCCAACTCGCGGACCGTTCTTCCGATGATGCGTTTTCGGGCCATCCCCCTGAATTCTTCAAAGGCCCGGTTACACCCCAGGAACCTGCCCGACCTGTTCTTGTAATAAATGGGGCTGGGGACCGTGTCGAGAAGGGTGGTCACCAGTCTCACCTGGTTCTCGAGAAGCTCCTCCTTCTCCTTTAGAAGGATGAGCGATCTGTCTCTCTCGGTTAACGCGCGGCTCAGGTTGAGCCTGTTCAGGGAAAGCTGTGATATGATGCGCGCAAATTTGGAGAAAAAGGACATGGATGCGTTCACCGCCTCTTTGCTCCTGCGGGGTACCTGCTCCAGGGCCGTCATATATGCCTTTTCGTCGAAACCGTATCGTTTCGCCTGGGCACGAAAGAGGTCATAATCAGGCATTTCGTCATCGAAGAGGAATTGTCCCAGAAAGAGGTTGCCCACATGGGCAGGACCCGCCATGATGGGCGTTGCGAGATCCATCATATTATTTTTGCACTTATACACATTAAAGGTTCCCTCCACCGCCCCGCGCGTGAGGGTGATATCGCTCTCCACGCAATTCCTGCGCGATTCCGGGTGAAGGCGGTGGAATTTTGTGCATATCTCCTGCCACCCGGATGAAACGAGTATCTTCCCTTCGAGATCAACGACCGCCGCGCCGATTCCGGTGAGCCTGCAGAAGTCGTCCACGAGCGGTTGAAGGGCTTCGCTGTCGATCAAATCGGAAAGCCCGAGGCTGTCGTTGCCTTCGTGAAGGACCGGGACCTCATCCTTTCCCTCATGGAACGGAAGAGGGGAATGGCGTAATCCCGACCGGCGGGACTCGAAGAGCTCGAAAGCGGCTTCGATGGAGAAACGGAGGATATAATCTCCGGAGCCTTTTACGACATACCCGCAAAGGGGAATATCCTTTATGCCTTCCCCGGACTCTTCAAAGGAATGGGAAGTGAGGAAGACAACGGGCAGGCTTCGAAGGGAAAGGATTCGCCTTGCCGCCTCGGCGCCGCTCATCTCGGAACCCAGGTCCAAGTCCATGAGCACAAGATCGATCTTCTCCTTTCGGGATGCCAATTCCACCGCTTTTTTCCCCGACGGGGCGACGATCACATGGAAACCGAAACTCCGGACTTTTTCAGCGCCGGCTATGGCGATCATTGCCTCGTCCTCAACGAGGAGAATGGTTCTATTCATGGACATCCTTTCCTCCACTTTCTCGGGAGGGCGCCTTGTAAGGAACAGACCTCAGACTTCTCCCCCTTCGTCCTTGAATTCTGCAAAAGAAATGCCGCAATGCCGAAAGACGGATAATCAATCATTTAAAGGAATTATTCCGAAAGGGCAAAGGCAACTCACGTCTCAATTCCGAAACTTAAGTCTCATGGGTGCGACAAAGTATGCGAAAAATGCCTTGTTATGCGCTCCCGAAGGTGATCCTGACTTCCGTCCCCCCCTCGCTGCGTAGCTCGATGGAGCCCTCGAGCTGGTCTACGAGGGTCATGACGAGCTGCATTCCCAGAGATTGGGTACGGGTAAAATCGATCCCCGGAGGAAATCCGATGCCGTTGTCGGAGACGACGAGAGTATTCTCCCTCTCCCCGGCGGAAAGGTTCAGGCATATGGCCCCTGAATTCCCGTTCGGAAACGCATGCTTGAGAGAATTGGAGAGGAGCTCGTTTATAATAAGCCCCAAGGGCATGGCGGTGTCGATATCGAGTGAAAGTGGCGCTACGTCAATATTCATTTCCATATCCCTGCCCAACGCGTACGCGAGAAGGAGGTCCCGGGAAAGGTCGTTCACGTAATCGGGAAAATAAATATGCGCCAGGTTCCTCGACCTGTAGAGCTTGTCATGGATGAGGGCCATGGACCTGATGCGGTCCATGCTCGCGCTGAAGCAGGCGGAATCTTCGGAATCCCGTATATAACGGGATTGCATGTTGAGAAGGCTGGAGACAACCTGAAGGTTATTCTTTACCCTGTGGTGGATCTCCCTCAAGAGCACTTCCTTTTCCCTGAGAGACCCCTTTATGGTCTCTTCCGCTTCTTTTCGCGATGTAATGTCCATCGCCGCGCCGCGATAGCCCAGGATATCCCGGTTGCCGTCGAAGATGGGGACCGCGGTGGCGCTCATCCATACTGCCCTGCCTGTTTTGGTAAGGACAGGAAATTCCACGCCACTGAAGCCCACGCGGTCGCGCTTCAGTGATTCGAAAAGATCCCTCGCCTTCGGGACCATTGGTTCCGGGAGAAGCTCGAAAACAATCTTTCCCCGCACTTCATGGGGACTATATTCCAGGACATCGCGAATTCGATCGCTCACAAAGGTGAAGCGCCAGTAAGGGTCGAATTCGAAGAGGTATTCGCCGGCAGCCTCGCTGATATCCCGGAACCTCTGCTCGCTCTTCCGGAGCGCAACCTGGGCCTGCCTCTGGGCAAGGGCGATTGCGATCTGCTCCCCCGTGCTCTCGAGGAAAGAGATCAGCTCCGGGGTAAACCTGCCTTTCCGGCGGTCGTTGAATTGAAGAAGTCCCAATATCAGGTTGCCGTGCCTCAGGGGGATCAATGCCACCGATTCATACCCTTCCCCGTTGCACCGGTTGCGGGTGCGGGTCTGCCGGTCCTCATCGGTAGTCGTTGCGAGAAGGTCCGTGGTGCAGTTGGACCAGAAACTCCCCCGGGCCGTAAAAAAAGGAAGGGCCGGATCGAACCTGCAGGAAAGGATATTGCCGCACATGCACTCGAGCACCGGGCTGCCCGCATCGTCCCTGATGATCTGCCCATTCAGGTCCTTTACGCACAGGCTGTTTTCGGCCGCCAGAAACTCCTTGTGAAATCCGCGTGTTTCATAATAGGGAAAATCATCCCCGTCCCTCAAGCGAACGCCCGTCGCCTCACATCCCGTCCATTCGAGGAGAAAAGCGGTAATTTTTCGGATAAGCTCACGGATCTCACTGTGATCGTTAAGGAGGTTGAGGACCATGAGGGTTGTCTCCTTTTCACGGTGGATCCGCTGCTCGCGGGTGATGTCCCTGAAGAAGCATTGCATGTGCCTCACCCCGCCCATGACGATGGTATTCGCCTTTATCTCCACCTCCTTCACATTCCCCTCTTTGGTCAGAATACGGTCGATGAGTACCTGCCCCTCTTTCTCCACCCTTTGAAGGGAGAAAATTCGTGAGAGTTGCCCGGGCTCCGGTGGATGGAGCATCGTCTCGAACCTGCCTACGAGCTCCGATCGCGCATATCCGGTGAGGCGAAGGAAAGAGCGGTTACAGTCCTGGATTATGCCGTGCTCCTGGTCGGCGAGGACAATTCCTTCTATGGCTTCGTCAAAAAGCGTGCGATAGCGCTTTTCGCTCGCCTGAAGTTCTTCCATGGCAATTCTCTTCTCCCCTTCTCTCCCCACCAGAGCGCCAGCCATCTCATCAAAGGCAGCAGCAAGCTGCCCCATTTCGCTCCTGTCATGGTTAAGGCCCGCCCGGGCCGTCAGATCGCCGCTCCCCAGCCGCTGAAAGGCCTTCAGGAGCCCCTGAAGCCTTCGCGTAACCAGCATGTTTCCTACAAGCCATGCAGAGAGAAGGGCGACAAGCAGGGCCGCGCATAAGAACGCGAGGGTAATCCAAAATGTCCGCGTGGAGCCTGCAAGAGCTTTCTTCTCGGGAATACCTACTGTCATGTAAAGATAGGGGGTCGAACTCCTGTCGAGAGAAAGTTTTCTGTAGACGTAAAACCATTTTATGCCGCTGCGGTCGGTGCTCGTGAAAGCGCCCGCTTCCGGTGGGCCCGCCATGAAGAGGGTCATATCGGACGGCTCCTTCATGCCTGCATATCTCTTCGGATCGGGAAAGCGGTAGAGGTAGATATGCCTGTGGTCGGTAATGCCGAGGACAAAATCCCGGGGCAAAGAGGTCTGTTGAAAAATCCTGTCGTAATGGGCGAGATCGATGGTAACCGCCACAATGCCGGTCACTTCCCTTTTTGGATTGAGAACGGGGTAGGCGAAATGAATTATGGGCTTTTGAAGGGTAGGTCCCCATACATATTCTCCTACGGAAAAGTCTTTTGTTCTGACGGCGTCCCTGAAATATTTTCTGTGCCCTATCCCGTAACGGATGAAAGGCAGCGCGCTCGCGTATATAGTCCCGTTGGCCGAGGCAGCGAATATATTCGCATATATGGGGTTCTGGGTACGAAGCTCACGAAAGAGTCTGACGCTGTCAGAAACGTTCTTATTCCTCACTTCCTGCAACTTTGACAGAGTGACGAGAAAGATCCTGGCCCCTTCCATCGTGCGGGTATGGTCATGGGCCAGATCGGTGAGAACCCTCACCGATTGGTTCCTGCTATCTTCCATGTCCCGGCGCTGACGGTCCAATCCCCCGTAGATGATAATCCCCAGGGCGGGAAGAAGGGAAATCAGCACCAGAAGGATGAGATGGGTCCGGATGGATCTGAAAAATGCATGTCTCATTAGTCTTCCCGGGGTCCCCGCATGAAGAAGACGTGAAAGGCGCGAATATATTTGGAAGGTGCGGGGTGAGACCATTATACCGTCACCGGCAAAAAAATAGCAACTACCGCCAAATAAACGCACCTTTTCCCGGGACCTTGTCTTCCCCGGCTCCACCTTTTTATTCACCTTTGAGCGACGGAAATGATAGAATGGAGTAGAATTCCACGGATGAATACCGTACATATCACGTATGAGGAGGCCCTGCCATGTCCCGATTATTCGAACCCTCATCTTTAAAAAATATGACCCTCCCGAACCGCTTTGTCCGGTCCGCCACGTGGGAAGGGCTTGCGACAGAAGACGGCTCGGTCACGCCGGAGCTTATCGAGGTGCAGAGGCAACTTGCCCGCGGCGCCGTGGGGCTCATCATAAGCGGTCATGCCTATGTGAGCCGGGAAGGTCAGGCGGGTATGCGGCAGCTCGGCGCCTATTCGGATGCCCTGATTCCCGGATTAACCGCCATGACGGAGGCCATTCACGAATCCGGGGGCAAGGCGGCCCTCCAGCTCGCCCACGCGGGGTCTCGCGCCGCATTCAAGCTCACCGGCCTTTCGCCCATGGGTCCTTCGGAGACGGAGGAAGGGAGGGAGATGACGGGAAAAGATATGAGGGATATTGCCGGAGCCTTTGCCCGAGCGGCAGAAAGGGCACGGATTGCGGGGTTCGATGCGGTCCAGGTCCATGCAGCCCATGGGTATCTCCTGAGCCAGTACCTCTCTCCCTGCTTCAACAAGAGGACCGACGGCTATGGGGGCGCAATAGAGAACAGGACCCAGCTTCTCATTGAGGTAATAAACGCGGTGAGGGAGGCAGTGGGCCCCGAGTTCCCCATACTCGTGAAGCTCAACTCCGAGGACTTTCTCCCCAACGGCCTTACCACGGACGACATGTTTCGCGTGGCCGCCTTCCTTGAACAGGCGGGCATTGACGCGATTGAAATGAGCGGGGGCACCGTTCTTTCCGGAAAGTACCTGCCCTCCCGCCCCGGAAAACCGGCCGAGGGAGAGCCTGAAGCCTATTACGAGCCCGTAGCGGAGACTTTCAAGAGAAAACTGCCGACCCCTCTGATGCTGGTGGGCGGCATCCGCACCCTCGAGACCGCCGAGAGGCTGGTCGATACGGGGATCACGGACTATATCGCCCTTTGCCGACCCCTGATCCGTGAGCCGGACCTCGTGGCCCGCTGGAGATCTGGAGACCACAGGCCCGCGAGATGTGTCTCCGACAACGGCTGCTTCGCACCCGGGTTCGAAGGAAAAGGTGTCTATTGTGTGGTGGAGGAGCAGGAGAAGAGAGGGTCCGACAAGGGTCATCCCGGGCCCTGACCTTCTGGCCTTCGTCTACTGAAAAGGCGTAGGAAAGAGACCGTCCTTCAGGGCGGTTGCTTCGTTTTTCACCGCTCTTGGTCAGGCCTTTCTCATTTTTATCCCTCTATGGAGCCATCAGCATTCATTATGGTCTATAAGTTTAAATATATTGACAGAAGCCGCTACGGGGGATATTTACGATTAAACTCTATTTTTCGGGCTTCTTATAATGCCGCTCCGGGCGGGCGGATATCGCTCTCCGCGCGCGTCAGCAATTCATGTGCGTCGCGGGAAGGAATGGGCCATGGGCAAGAAAAATTGTCTCCTCATTGTCGCTACCATGGATACAAAAGGAAGGGAGGCCGCTTGGGTCCGGGACTGCGCCCGGGAACAAGGAGCCTCGACTTTTCTGATGGACATAGGCATCCTGGGCCTCCCCCAGGTCGAACCGGACATTACGAATAAACAACTTGCCGAGGTCGCCGGGTGCGACCTTAAGGAAGTGATAGAGACCAGGGACCGGCCGCAGGGACTCGATGCCATGCAGAGGGGTGGTACGGCCTACGCGGGCCGCCTGCTCCGCGAGGGGTTGCTCGATGGGATCATCGGCTTGGGAGGGGGAACGGGCACAGCCGTAATCACTTCCATCATGCGGGCCCTGCCCTTCGGGCTCCCAAAGGTCATGGTCTCCACCGTGGCGTCACGGGACGTCAGGGAATTCATAGGCACCAAAGATATCGTCATGTTCCATTCCGTGGCGGATCTCCTCGGTTTCAATGAATTCACACGCCTTATCCTGGGGCAGGCCGCCTACGCCGTATGCGGCATGATGCAGAAGGGCGCCTCCTCTCTGGGGGGAAGGCCGATGGTGGCGGTAACCGCGTACGGCGTCAATTCCGAGTGCGCCATCCTTGCGGAAGGCTTCCTCCGTGAAAAAGGCTACGAGATGATGGGGTTTCACGCAAACGGCTGCGGGGGGATGGCAATGGAGGAGCTGATCGGCGAGGGCAGGATCGCGGGCGTCCTCGATCTCACACCCCACGAGATCGCCGATGATCTCTACGGGGGCTACTGCAAAGGAATCGGTCCCGCCCGTTTCGAGACAGCGGGGAAAATGGGGGTGCCCCTGGTCTTTGCCCCGGGAGGCCTTGACAATGCGGTATTCAGTCCGGTCTATCCCATGCCGGACCAATTTACCGGAAGGAGGGTATACCGCCACGACGCCCGGTTCTGCGTGCGTATGGAATCACCGGAGATGGAGCGATTTGCCGCAATCATCACGGCTAAGCTCAATAAGTCGGAAGGTCCTTCTCACGTGCTTATCCCCACCAGGGGATGGTCCGAGGCGGACAAGGAAGGCAGGGAGCTCTTCGACCCCGCTGCCGACCGGGTTTTCACCGAGACCTTAAAGAAGTTTCTCGACCCCCGTATACCGGTGGAGGAGATAAACGTCCACATATGCGACCCCGCTTTCGCCGAACGGGCAGTCGAGGTACTGCACACCATGATGAAGGCCCGAGGATGACTTTTATGCATTGAGATCTCTGAATCGGGCCAAAATTGGAAAGGCCCTCGCGTTTTCACGGCCCGGGAAGATAATATTCAGGCTCCTTTCTCGATTGACAGCTTTCATATATGCGTGTAACGGCCGGACCGGAAGAAAGCTCATTCATCGCCCGGGCTTGTACCGGGCAGACCTTGACACAGGCGAAGCACAGGGTGCACCGCCCTTTATCCGTAGTCGCGGGGTCATCCCTATCTATTGCTTCGACGGGGCAGGCATCAGCGCACAGGGTGCATCCGGTGCAAAGGGCCATGTCGGTTTCAGGCGTGAAAGAGGCGGTCTGCCTGAGACTTCTTACGCGGTAAAGCGCTTCAGGCTCCTTGTAGGGGACGTTCCCGGGCACTGTCAGCGGTTTTATCGCCCCCAGTAAATCAAGGGCTTCCATTTTCTTTCGGACAAGACCGCCGAATTCCCGGGCTTTTTGCAGGTCTTTCTCGTCGGGCCTTCCCCGGGCGATGGGCCGTTTTTCGGTAGAATAGGAGTGCTCTCCTATAAAAGCGCCTCCTGCCACAGGAATAAACCCCCGTTTTGATGCAATATCATAGAGTTCCCTGAGTGCATCATCATAGGCCCTGTTACCGTATATCACCACGAGCACGGCAGGGGTATTTTCACCCGATAAAGTGTAGAAATAGTCCGCCGCGGTCTCGGGGACCCTTCCGTAATAGACGGGCACTGCGAGTATGACGATCTCATCGCCCCTGAAGGCCCGGGTGTTTTTCGCCCGCTGCGCGGGTCTCGTGCAGTCGAGGACCTTCACCTGCGCCCCTGCCATACCGCGGGCTATCTCTTTTGCAGTGGTCCCGGTCGTTCCCGTAGGGGAAAAATAGAGACATGTGACCGTTTCGATATCCATAAATGTGCTCCTTTTGCCGCACAACGCCGGAAGGATAAGTCGACCTTGCCGGGCCGTAATTTCTTATTGAACGGGCGCCCCCTCGAGGGGAGCGGCCTGATCGCAGCACCATTCTTCCATCGCGCCGTCGTAGATCTTCACATTCCCGTAACCGAGAATTTCGCTCAGTGCAAACCACCAGGCTGAAGCAAACTGTCCGTTGGAACAGACCACGATGATCGTCCTGTCCCTGTCGTCCCCTATTTTCTGAGAAGCAAGGGCCTGCAGGGTTCCTCTGGATTCAAAGATTCCTTCTTTTCCGTGGACGAGTGAATAAGGCAGGTTAACGGCCCCGGGGATGCGGCCTTTCCTTTTGACCGAGGGGCAGACGATCCTTCCCGTAAACTGCGCCTCCGGTCTCGTATCGAGAATAGCGCCTCTGCCCGCGCAGCCGCACGAGGCCACCACATCCTTTTTTAGAGCCAGGACACTCTCGTTCCAGCCGCAACGAAAATCGCTCTTCGTCCTTTTGGAGACCTTCTTCGAGAGGGGTCTTCCTTCCTTCACCCATTTGTTGAACCCCCCGTCAAGGATCGAAAGGTTGCGTATGCCCGCGTACCTGAGCGTCCACGCAACCCGCGTCGCATTCACGCGGTCCTCATCCCTGTCCGTTTTGCCCACGATCACCACGTGGGAATCCGCATCGGCGCCCATTGAGCAGACCTTGTCCTCAAGCTCGTCTTTCATGGGAAGCTGGCACCCCATATCGGCGTCGGCGGTTCTCCAGGCAGTAAAGGTGAGGGAGATGGACCCGGGAATGTGGCCTTCCCTGTACTCCTCCACTTTTCGTATATCGAGGATGATCAAGGAACGGTTATTGATGTTCTCCTGAAGCCGGCCCGTTGACAGGACAGGCTCGTACGCGGCAGACTGAACCGCTACGGAAAGGATATATCCGATTACCGACGCAAAGAACCAAAAATATTTCTTCATGGCACTCTCCCATTAGGGGGCCTCCAGGGGGAAAAGACCTTCGCCGCACCCGGCAGTCTTCCTTCGCCATGCGAAAACCCCGTTATTATAGATCGACCTTCTCCATTCCGAGGTCGCAATATTTCTGCGCCAGGTCCCTGTAAACCCTGCGTCCCCAATCCCAGAAATCCTTTTCCCTTTGGGTCACGTCCTTAATCTTTCGCGCCGGATTCCCCGCCGCGACGATCGATTCCTGTATCTTCTGCTCCCGCTTAACCACGGTCCCTTCTGCAATGATGGCGCCGTCACCCACTTCGGAGCGGATGCTCAGGATCGCACCCATTCCGATGCCCGCGAAATCGCCAATTCTTTTCGCATGGACAATAGCCCCGTGGCCGATGGTCACCCCTTGCCCGATGGAGCAGCTATCTTCGGGAGGGGCATGGACGATAACCCCTTCCTCGATCGCAGTGCCGTCCCCGATGATGATGGTCCCGTAATCACCCCGCAGTATGGCCCCGTGGCCTATATAGCAGTGGTCGCCTATCCTCACGTCCCCGATGACCTGGGCAGTCTCACTCACGTAGGTTCCTGCCTTTCCTATCTGCGGCAGCCTTCCATCGAATTTGAAAAACATCATTCCCCCTTTGTCCGGGAATTTTGATCCCTATCTCAAAACCCGGGCACATGGCCCGCTCTACCTGGCGTTTCCCTGGACCACATATCTCTCAAAATAGTCGGTAAGGGCCTTTTTAAGCCCCCCGGCGCCCAGGTTGGAACAAGGATCTTATGTTCCGGCAGTCCGCCCAGGGCTTCCGCAATGTCCTCATCCACTATCATCATCGCGTCATCGAGATTCTTGCCTTTGGCAAGCTCACTCATGGCGCTTGCACAGGCGATGGAGGCGGGGCAACCCCTGACCTGGTACTTTACGTCGATAACCGTGTCGCCTTCCACCTTCAGAAAGACCTTCACGAAATCGCCGCATTCCGCGTCTCCGAATTCGCCGATGCCGTGGGCGTTCTCCATGGCCCCCACGTTTCTCGGCCTCTGAAAGTGGTCGAGCACTTTGTCACTGTAACCGTTCATCTCCTGATTCCTCCTGCTTACGCTCTTTATCGTCTCGCGCCGGCCTCTGCCTCTTTTCCGAAACCCATGATCTGCTCCACGATCTCGTCGAATATTCTCGCCGTAGGGGTCCCGGAATAGGAGTGGATATAGGGCTCCTCGCTATCACCGCTCTTTACGATATCCGGGTCTATCGGTATTTTTCCGAGAAATGGCACGTGGAACCGGTCGGCAAGCTTTCTGCCCCCTCCCGAAGAGAAGATGTCTACTTCCTTTCCGCAATCAGGGCAGACGAAGCCGCTCATGTTCTCCACGATACCCGCGACAGGAAGACCCAGTTGACCGCAGAAGGTGATGCACTTCTCCACGTCGATCGTTGCGATCTCCTGTGGGGTGGTCACGATGACGCCGCTTCCTTTGGACGCGAACATCTGCGCCGCGGAAAGGGGCTCGTCTCCGGTGCCGGGGGGGCAATCGACGACAAGGCAATCGAGGTCGCCCCAGGCAACGCTCTCCACGAACTCCCTGATCATCTTCGCCTTCATGGGTCCCCTCCAGATGACGGCGCTCTCGTTCCCGTCGATGAAGAAGCCGATGGACATGACCTTCAAGTTCTCAAAAACTTCGAGGGGTACAACCTCCTCGTCGCGAAGTCCCACCTTCTTTCCCGAAAGGCCGAGGAGCTTGGGAACGCTCGGACCGTGGATGTCTACGTCCATTATACCGGTTTTCAGACCCCGTAGTGCGAGACTGACGGCAAGGTTCACCGCCACCGTGCTCTTGCCGACCCCTCCTTTGCCTGAAAGGACGATGAAGACGTTCTTGATCCTGTCGAGTTTTTCCTTGAGCGCCTGTTCATTCTTTGCGCTATCCGCTGCTTCGCTACAGTTCATAGTTCCTCCAGATAAGTTATTCATATAGTTCCCTGCCCTACTGTCCCGCACTCAGCGGCATACCCGTAAAGCTTACCAGTGTCCTTCCACATCGGCGCTGTCGAGCCTGGTCAGTTGGCCCCTATCGAGCATCTCCAACGCTTCCCTCACGGTCACGTGTGACGCGGTGTATGCCTCAATACCGGCCTCGCGTAAAACACTGAACGCATTGGGACCGAGATGGCCGCTTATCACGGCCTGAGCCGGTGTCCCGGCCACGACACGGGCAGTACTGATTCCTGCGCCCTGAGGTACATTCATGCTTCCCGTATTATCGATGGCTTCGAAAGAGCCTTTCTCTTTATTGTAGAGGATAATCTTCCTGCTTCGCCCGAAACGCTCATCCACCATTCCATCAATGGTACCGTCCGTGCCGGTTACGG
The Syntrophorhabdaceae bacterium DNA segment above includes these coding regions:
- a CDS encoding rhodanese-like domain-containing protein yields the protein MKKYFWFFASVIGYILSVAVQSAAYEPVLSTGRLQENINNRSLIILDIRKVEEYREGHIPGSISLTFTAWRTADADMGCQLPMKDELEDKVCSMGADADSHVVIVGKTDRDEDRVNATRVAWTLRYAGIRNLSILDGGFNKWVKEGRPLSKKVSKRTKSDFRCGWNESVLALKKDVVASCGCAGRGAILDTRPEAQFTGRIVCPSVKRKGRIPGAVNLPYSLVHGKEGIFESRGTLQALASQKIGDDRDRTIIVVCSNGQFASAWWFALSEILGYGNVKIYDGAMEEWCCDQAAPLEGAPVQ
- a CDS encoding EFR1 family ferrodoxin (N-terminal region resembles flavodoxins. C-terminal ferrodoxin region binds two 4Fe-4S clusters.), whose translation is MDIETVTCLYFSPTGTTGTTAKEIARGMAGAQVKVLDCTRPAQRAKNTRAFRGDEIVILAVPVYYGRVPETAADYFYTLSGENTPAVLVVIYGNRAYDDALRELYDIASKRGFIPVAGGAFIGEHSYSTEKRPIARGRPDEKDLQKAREFGGLVRKKMEALDLLGAIKPLTVPGNVPYKEPEALYRVRSLRQTASFTPETDMALCTGCTLCADACPVEAIDRDDPATTDKGRCTLCFACVKVCPVQARAMNELSSGPAVTRIYESCQSRKEPEYYLPGP
- a CDS encoding iron-sulfur cluster assembly scaffold protein; the protein is MNGYSDKVLDHFQRPRNVGAMENAHGIGEFGDAECGDFVKVFLKVEGDTVIDVKYQVRGCPASIACASAMSELAKGKNLDDAMMIVDEDIAEALGGLPEHKILVPTWAPGGLKRPLPTILRDMWSRETPGRAGHVPGF
- a CDS encoding Mrp/NBP35 family ATP-binding protein, producing MNCSEAADSAKNEQALKEKLDRIKNVFIVLSGKGGVGKSTVAVNLAVSLALRGLKTGIMDVDIHGPSVPKLLGLSGKKVGLRDEEVVPLEVFENLKVMSIGFFIDGNESAVIWRGPMKAKMIREFVESVAWGDLDCLVVDCPPGTGDEPLSAAQMFASKGSGVIVTTPQEIATIDVEKCITFCGQLGLPVAGIVENMSGFVCPDCGKEVDIFSSGGGRKLADRFHVPFLGKIPIDPDIVKSGDSEEPYIHSYSGTPTARIFDEIVEQIMGFGKEAEAGARR
- a CDS encoding gamma carbonic anhydrase family protein — encoded protein: MMFFKFDGRLPQIGKAGTYVSETAQVIGDVRIGDHCYIGHGAILRGDYGTIIIGDGTAIEEGVIVHAPPEDSCSIGQGVTIGHGAIVHAKRIGDFAGIGMGAILSIRSEVGDGAIIAEGTVVKREQKIQESIVAAGNPARKIKDVTQREKDFWDWGRRVYRDLAQKYCDLGMEKVDL